A single region of the Gossypium arboreum isolate Shixiya-1 chromosome 12, ASM2569848v2, whole genome shotgun sequence genome encodes:
- the LOC108479784 gene encoding probable protein disulfide-isomerase A6 — protein MTSQICLAFGTLALLLASALADDVVVLTEANFDKEVGQDRGALIEFYAPWCGHCKKLAPEYEKLGATFKKAKSVLIGKVDCDEHKSLCSKYGVQGYPTVQWFPKGSLEPKKYEGPRTAEALAEFVNTEGGTNVKIATLPSNVAVLNADNFDEIVLDETKDVLVEFYAPWCGHCKNLAPTYEKVATAFKSEEDVVIANLDADKYRDLAEKYGISGFPTLKFFPKGNKAGEDYDGGRDLDDFVSFINEKCGTSRDAKGLLTSTAGILSSLDALVKEFVAASADEKKVVFSKIEEEVEKLKGSTARHGKIYLKAAKSCLEKGADYPKKEIERLQRMLDKSISPAKADEFTLKKNILSTFASS, from the exons atgacgtCTCAGATCTGTTTAGCCTTTGGAACTTTGGCCTTGTTATTAGCTTCAGCTTTGGCCGATGACGTCGTCGTACTGACCGAAGCGAACTTCGATAAGGAAGTTGGTCAAGATAGAGGAGCTCTCATCGAGTTCTATGCTCCTTG GTGTGGACACTGTAAGAAGCTAGCTCCTGAGTACGAGAAGCTCGGGGCAACTTTTAAGAAGGCTAAATCCGTCTTGATTGGAAAG GTGGATTGTGATGAACATAAGAGTTTATGCAGCAAATATGGTGTTCAAGGCTACCCAACTGTTCAGTGGTTTCCTAAAGGCTCTTTGGAACCTAAAAA GTATGAAGGACCACGCACAGCTGAGGCACTTGCTGAATTTGTTAACACTGAAGGAG GGACTAATGTGAAGATAGCCACTTTGCCATCCAATGTTGCAGTGCTAAATGCGGATAATTTTGATGAGATTGTCCTTGATGAAACCAAAGATGTGTTGGTTGAGTTTTATGCACCTTG GTGTGGCCATTGCAAAAACCTTGCTCCT ACCTATGAAAAGGTAGCAACGGCATTTAAATCGGAAGAAGATGTAGTGATAGCTAATCTAGATGCTGACAAATACAGGGATCTAGCTGAAAA GTATGGAATAAGTGGGTTTCCAACATTGAAATTCTTCCCTAAAGGTAACAAAGCTGGCGAAGACTATGACGGTGGCAGGGATTTAGATGACTTTGTTTCTTTCATCAACGAGAAATGTGGGACCAGTCGTGATGCAAAAGGGCTGTTAACTTCAACG GCTGGTATTTTGTCAAGTTTGGATGCATTAGTGAAGGAGTTTGTGGCTGCTTCTGCCGACGAGAAGAAAGTAGTCTTCTCCAAGATTGAAGAGGAAGTTGAGAAGCTCAAGGGTTCTACTGCGAG GCATGGAAAGATATACTTGAAAGCTGCTAAAAGCTGTTTAGAGAAAGGTGCTGACTACCCCAAGAAGGAAATTGAGCGGCTGCAGCGCATGCTTGACAAG TCAATAAGCCCAGCAAAAGCTGATGAATTCACGCTCAAGAAGAACATCCTATCAACATTTGCATCTTCTTAG
- the LOC108479785 gene encoding uncharacterized protein LOC108479785 codes for MGPESSSATSSSSPSGKRSRDPEDEIYIDNLHSHKRYLSEIMASSLNGLTVGDPLPENLMESPARSETMFYPRDEMSWQYSSMSEDSDDSRFCETPMLSTCLSHSDSRPTSPVSPYRYQRPANGFTSAPSTSSYPLHGNVSTIGCSQPRQRGSDTEGRIPSSPSDICHSADLRRAALLRSVQMRTQPSSPSSFDTPVEDREYQIEECSTLGISKPEFSQEKSLHSESG; via the exons ATGGGCCCTGAATCGAGCTCCGCAACATCATCATCGTCTCCATCTGGGAAACGAAGCAGAGATCCCGAAGATGAGATTTATATCGATAATCTCCACTCTCACAAGCGTTATCTCAGTGAG ATAATGGCATCTAGCTTGAATGGATTAACTGTTGGGGACCCACTTCCAGAAAATCTCATGGAATCTCCTGCTAGGTCTGAAACCATGTTCTATCCCAG GGATGAAATGTCTTGGCAATATTCATCGATGTCCGAAGATTCGGATGACTCGAGATTTTGCGAGACACCTATGTTGAGTACTTGTTTATCCCATTCCGATAGCCGGCCTACTAGTCCTGTTTCCCCATACCGATATCAAAGACCAGCGAATGGTTTCACCTCTGCTCCTTCAACTAGTTCATACCCTTTGCACGGTAATGTCAGCACTATCGGTTGTTCTCAGCCACGCCAAAGAGGCTCGGATACAGAGGGACGGATCCCATCCTCACCGAGTGATATCTGCCACTCAGCTGACTTAAGGAGGGCAGCACTCTTGCGGTCCGTGCAGATGAGAACACAACCTTCCAGTCCGTCATCATTTGACACGCCAGTTGAGGATAGAGAATATCAGATTGAGGAGTGTTCTACTTTGGGTATCTCAAAGCCTGAATTTAGCCAAGAGAAATCTTTGCATAGTGAAAGTGGATGA